In Oryza brachyantha chromosome 1, ObraRS2, whole genome shotgun sequence, the following are encoded in one genomic region:
- the LOC102706700 gene encoding receptor-like serine/threonine-protein kinase ALE2 isoform X5, translating to MGRQGGGGRTGDAWGGGGCVLVVLAASLVVCALVIRGAGGLKQYHAPAFARKVLLSITSGHPPDNLNVVLHPSQLQSPRIESLATSRRVNIQQEQYAPSPVISHRGQGTPPSHMISPSIQTGNEVPYLHVHEQVPAASPSFPVQPHLPRPTISANTPVAAPFSQQPSWPAPSSSHTQIGQDRSRVPVASPPEELPTHKKPLPEVVPPESITPSSNRDNDGTSVPRPPNNLPNHKSLPLKGPEVSPPSIFRPFHHGKAHGGPVAAPSKERHHHFILVNNTHGNTHIGPAVAPPKGRHHHSLPVNSSRVKGPAYSPNYPSTHRGGHVIPVAAPPKEHSTNLPPAYHRHHKGSFPVISPSPHKADNASAMKHGRSSLHHSPAPAPVDLPPSKGHARGNPAYAPHHPHKYQSPSNSPEPGLPPAHPPDSHAFKKPKTLAPAPQSLPPPPPSSYCMALTCQDPLTNSLPGTTCLCVLPIKVELRLGIALFTFFALVSELAQDIASGVLMKQSQVRVMGANAATEDPEKTVVLIDLVPPGAKFDNETALLVFERFWHKQVNINHMHFGNYDVLYVNYQGLPPSPPSAPGMNNGLSNVNDPRLHPLAVDVGNHRETKSRGIIVIIVLSSVFAFILCFGAALMIYFKIRNHNHLTEESPMPPKPAGPGSAVVGSRLGSRPISASPSFCSSIVTYKGTAKTFTLIEMERATQRFDHSRIIGEGGFGRVYEGILEDGERVAVKILKRDDQQGTREFLAEVEMLSRLHHRNLVKLIGICTEEHIRCLVYELIPNGSVESHLHGSDKGTSPLDWDARLRIALGAARALAYLHEDSSPRVIHRDFKSSNILLEHDFTPKVSDFGLARTAKGEGNEHISTRVMGTFGYVAPEYAMTGHLLVKSDVYSYGVVLLELLTGRKPVDMLRPPGQENLVAWACPFLTSRDGLETIIDPSLGNSIPFDSIAKVAAIASMCVQPEVDQRPFMGEVVQALKLVCDEGSEFNESRSFSQDLHIQDSGIISRASLDMDVEPVLSAELFNASSRYDTLDASGSFRRHSSSGPLRVGRTGQNRERGLSTGSSSEHCGTQRFRIDSE from the exons ATGGGGcggcagggaggaggaggacgaacAGGAGACGcgtggggtggtggtggctgtgTGCTTGTTGTACTCGCCGCCAGCTTGGTCGTCTGCGCGCTCGTGATCCGGGGCGCTGGAG gTTTGAAGCAATATCACGCACCTGCCTTTGCTCGGAAAGTTCTTCTTTCCATAACAAGCGGACATCCACCAGATAACTTGAATGTTGTACTTCATCCGTCACAGTTGCAATCCCCAAGAATTGAAAGTTTAG CAACTAGCAGACGTGTTAATATACAGCAGGAACAATATGCACCAAGCCCAGTGATCAGCCACAGAG GCCAAGGTACCCCGCCTTCACATATGATTTCTCCAAGTATTCAAACTGGCAATGAAGTTCCATATCTTCATGTTCATGAACAAGTGCCTGCAGCTTCACCATCTTTTCCAGTCCAGCCACATTTGCCACGTCCTACAATTTCTGCGAACACACCAGTTGCCGCACCTTTTTCTCAACAGCCGTCCTGGC CAGCTCCTTCATCATCCCATACTCAAATAGGCCAGGACAGATCTAGAGTGCCAGTGGCTTCACCTCCAGAAGAACTACCCACCCATAAGAAGCCACTACCAGAAG TTGTACCACCAGAATCCATCACCCCCTCATCCAATCGGGACAATGATGGCACATCAGTTCCCAGACCTCCAAATAACTTACCAAACCACAAAAGCTTGCCTCTAAAAG GACCAGAAGTGTCTCCACCATCAATATTCCGTCCTTTCCACCATGGGAAAGCCCATGGAGGTCCAGTTGCAGCACCTTCGAAAGAAAGGCATCACCATTTCATACTTGTAAATAATACACATGGGAATACCCATATAGGTCCAGCTGTGGCACCTCCAAAAGGAAGGCATCACCATTCTTTGCCTGTTAATAGTAGCCGTGTAAAAG GACCTGCCTATTCGCCAAATTATCCTAGTACCCATAGAGGAGGACATGTCATTCCAGTTGCTGCACCTCCAAAGGAACATTCCACCAATTTACCACCTGCATATCATAGGCACCACAAAG GTTCCTTTCCTGTTATAAGCCCTTCTCCACATAAAGCTGATAATGCTTCTGCAATGAAGCACGGACGTTCTAGCTTGCACCATAGTCCAGCACCTGCACCTGTAGACTTACCTCCATCTAAAGGACATGCACGGGGAAATCCTGCATATGCACCACACCATCCCCATAAATACCAATCACCTTCAAATTCTCCGG AGCCTGGTCTACCACCAGCGCACCCGCCTGATAGTCATGCATTTAAAAAGCCCAAGACCTTGGCACCAGCACCCCAATCAttgccaccaccgcctccgagTTCAT ATTGCATGGCGCTGACTTGTCAAGATCCTCTGACCAATAGTCTCCCTGGAACTACATGTCTTTGTGTGTTGCCGATAAAAGTCGAGCTTCGTTTGGGTATAGCACTGTTCACATTTTTTGCACTTGTATCAGAACTTGCACAAGATATTGCATCTGGAGTGCTCATGAAACAGAGTCAAGTTCGTGTCATGGGAGCAAATGCTGCAACTGAGGACCCAGAGAAAACAGTTGTCCTAATTGATCTTGTGCCACCGGGAGCAAAATTTGACAATGAAACAGCATTATTAGTATTTGAAAGGTTTTGGCACAAGCAGGTCAACATAAACCATATGCATTTTGGAAACTATGATGTGTTATATGTTAACTACCAAG GCCTTCCTCCGTCGCCTCCATCAGCTCCTGGAATGAACAATGGTCTTAGCAATGTTAATGATCCAAGGTTGCATCCACTTGCTGTCGATGTGGGAAACCACAGAGAAACAAAAAGCAGGGGCATAATTGTCATAATTGTTCTTTCAAGtgtctttgcttttattttatgttttggaGCTGCATTGATGATTTATTTCAAGATTAGAAACCACAACCATTTAACTGAAGAGTCACCTATGCCACCGAAGCCTGCAG GTCCTGGCTCTGCGGTTGTTGGGAGCAGGCTAGGAAGCAGACCTATTTCAGCATCTCCATCTTTCTGCTCAAGCATAGTGACATATAAAGGGACAGCGAAAACATTTACATTGATTGAGATGGAAAGAGCTACACAGAGATTTGACCACTCCAGAATTATTGGTGAAGGTGGTTTTGGGCGTGTTTATGAAGGTATTCTAGAAGATGGAGAACGGGTTGCTGTAAAAATTCTTAAGAGGGATGACCAACAAGGTACACGGGAGTTTTTAGCTGAGGTTGAGATGCTTAGCCGACTGCATCACAGGAACCTGGTTAAGTTGATAGGTATATGCACAGAGGAACACATCAGGTGTCTGGTATATGAGCTTATTCCAAATGGTAGCGTGGAATCTCACTTGCACG GATCAGACAAGGGAACTTCTCCGCTTGATTGGGATGCTAGGCTTAGAATTGCACTTGGTGCTGCACGTGCTCTTGCTTATTTGCATGAAGATTCCAGTCCCCGTGTCATACATCGTGACTTCAAATCAAGTAACATCCTGTTAGAACATGACTTCACCCCCAAGGTGTCAGACTTTGGCCTAGCAAGAACAGCTAAAGGTGAGGGGAATGAGCATATTTCAACTCGTGTTATGGGAACTTTCGG GTATGTTGCTCCTGAATACGCGATGACTGGCCATCTTCTAGTAAAGAGTGATGTCTACAGCTATGGTGTTGTCCTCCTTGAGCTTCTCACCGGAAGGAAACCGGTAGATATGTTAAGACCTCCTGGGCAAGAAAACTTGGTTGCATGGGCTTGTCCTTTTCTTACTAGCAGAGATGGCTTGGAAACCATCATCGATCCATCACTTGGAAACAGCATCCCATTTGACAGCATTGCAAAAGTAGCAGCTATTGCTTCCATGTGCGTTCAGCCTGAGGTGGATCAGCGCCCATTTatgggtgaagttgttcaagCTTTGAAGTTGGTATGCGATGAAGGCAGCGAGTTCAATGAATCAAGAAGTTTCAGCCAAGATTTACATATTCAGGATTCTGGGATTATAAGTAGAGCAAGCCTGGATATGGACGTCGAACCTGTTCTATCGGCTGAGCTGTTCAATGCATCATCGCGTTATGATACTCTTGATGCTTCTGGTTCTTTTCGACGACATTCAAGTTCAGGTCCTCTTAGGGTAGGTAGAACTGGGCAAAATAGGGAGAGAGGCTTATCAACAGGTAGCTCAAGCGAGCACTGTGGTACACAAAGATTTAGGATAGATTCAGAGTAG
- the LOC102706700 gene encoding receptor-like serine/threonine-protein kinase ALE2 isoform X11 translates to MGRQGGGGRTGDAWGGGGCVLVVLAASLVVCALVIRGAGGLKQYHAPAFARKVLLSITSGHPPDNLNVVLHPSQLQSPRIESLVKPPAATSRRVNIQQEQYAPSPVISHRGPEVSPPSIFRPFHHGKAHGGPVAAPSKERHHHFILVNNTHGNTHIGPAVAPPKGRHHHSLPVNSSRVKGPAYSPNYPSTHRGGHVIPVAAPPKEHSTNLPPAYHRHHKGSFPVISPSPHKADNASAMKHGRSSLHHSPAPAPVDLPPSKGHARGNPAYAPHHPHKYQSPSNSPEPGLPPAHPPDSHAFKKPKTLAPAPQSLPPPPPSSYCMALTCQDPLTNSLPGTTCLCVLPIKVELRLGIALFTFFALVSELAQDIASGVLMKQSQVRVMGANAATEDPEKTVVLIDLVPPGAKFDNETALLVFERFWHKQVNINHMHFGNYDVLYVNYQGLPPSPPSAPGMNNGLSNVNDPRLHPLAVDVGNHRETKSRGIIVIIVLSSVFAFILCFGAALMIYFKIRNHNHLTEESPMPPKPAGPGSAVVGSRLGSRPISASPSFCSSIVTYKGTAKTFTLIEMERATQRFDHSRIIGEGGFGRVYEGILEDGERVAVKILKRDDQQGTREFLAEVEMLSRLHHRNLVKLIGICTEEHIRCLVYELIPNGSVESHLHGSDKGTSPLDWDARLRIALGAARALAYLHEDSSPRVIHRDFKSSNILLEHDFTPKVSDFGLARTAKGEGNEHISTRVMGTFGYVAPEYAMTGHLLVKSDVYSYGVVLLELLTGRKPVDMLRPPGQENLVAWACPFLTSRDGLETIIDPSLGNSIPFDSIAKVAAIASMCVQPEVDQRPFMGEVVQALKLVCDEGSEFNESRSFSQDLHIQDSGIISRASLDMDVEPVLSAELFNASSRYDTLDASGSFRRHSSSGPLRVGRTGQNRERGLSTGSSSEHCGTQRFRIDSE, encoded by the exons ATGGGGcggcagggaggaggaggacgaacAGGAGACGcgtggggtggtggtggctgtgTGCTTGTTGTACTCGCCGCCAGCTTGGTCGTCTGCGCGCTCGTGATCCGGGGCGCTGGAG gTTTGAAGCAATATCACGCACCTGCCTTTGCTCGGAAAGTTCTTCTTTCCATAACAAGCGGACATCCACCAGATAACTTGAATGTTGTACTTCATCCGTCACAGTTGCAATCCCCAAGAATTGAAAGTTTAG TAAAACCACCTGCAGCAACTAGCAGACGTGTTAATATACAGCAGGAACAATATGCACCAAGCCCAGTGATCAGCCACAGAG GACCAGAAGTGTCTCCACCATCAATATTCCGTCCTTTCCACCATGGGAAAGCCCATGGAGGTCCAGTTGCAGCACCTTCGAAAGAAAGGCATCACCATTTCATACTTGTAAATAATACACATGGGAATACCCATATAGGTCCAGCTGTGGCACCTCCAAAAGGAAGGCATCACCATTCTTTGCCTGTTAATAGTAGCCGTGTAAAAG GACCTGCCTATTCGCCAAATTATCCTAGTACCCATAGAGGAGGACATGTCATTCCAGTTGCTGCACCTCCAAAGGAACATTCCACCAATTTACCACCTGCATATCATAGGCACCACAAAG GTTCCTTTCCTGTTATAAGCCCTTCTCCACATAAAGCTGATAATGCTTCTGCAATGAAGCACGGACGTTCTAGCTTGCACCATAGTCCAGCACCTGCACCTGTAGACTTACCTCCATCTAAAGGACATGCACGGGGAAATCCTGCATATGCACCACACCATCCCCATAAATACCAATCACCTTCAAATTCTCCGG AGCCTGGTCTACCACCAGCGCACCCGCCTGATAGTCATGCATTTAAAAAGCCCAAGACCTTGGCACCAGCACCCCAATCAttgccaccaccgcctccgagTTCAT ATTGCATGGCGCTGACTTGTCAAGATCCTCTGACCAATAGTCTCCCTGGAACTACATGTCTTTGTGTGTTGCCGATAAAAGTCGAGCTTCGTTTGGGTATAGCACTGTTCACATTTTTTGCACTTGTATCAGAACTTGCACAAGATATTGCATCTGGAGTGCTCATGAAACAGAGTCAAGTTCGTGTCATGGGAGCAAATGCTGCAACTGAGGACCCAGAGAAAACAGTTGTCCTAATTGATCTTGTGCCACCGGGAGCAAAATTTGACAATGAAACAGCATTATTAGTATTTGAAAGGTTTTGGCACAAGCAGGTCAACATAAACCATATGCATTTTGGAAACTATGATGTGTTATATGTTAACTACCAAG GCCTTCCTCCGTCGCCTCCATCAGCTCCTGGAATGAACAATGGTCTTAGCAATGTTAATGATCCAAGGTTGCATCCACTTGCTGTCGATGTGGGAAACCACAGAGAAACAAAAAGCAGGGGCATAATTGTCATAATTGTTCTTTCAAGtgtctttgcttttattttatgttttggaGCTGCATTGATGATTTATTTCAAGATTAGAAACCACAACCATTTAACTGAAGAGTCACCTATGCCACCGAAGCCTGCAG GTCCTGGCTCTGCGGTTGTTGGGAGCAGGCTAGGAAGCAGACCTATTTCAGCATCTCCATCTTTCTGCTCAAGCATAGTGACATATAAAGGGACAGCGAAAACATTTACATTGATTGAGATGGAAAGAGCTACACAGAGATTTGACCACTCCAGAATTATTGGTGAAGGTGGTTTTGGGCGTGTTTATGAAGGTATTCTAGAAGATGGAGAACGGGTTGCTGTAAAAATTCTTAAGAGGGATGACCAACAAGGTACACGGGAGTTTTTAGCTGAGGTTGAGATGCTTAGCCGACTGCATCACAGGAACCTGGTTAAGTTGATAGGTATATGCACAGAGGAACACATCAGGTGTCTGGTATATGAGCTTATTCCAAATGGTAGCGTGGAATCTCACTTGCACG GATCAGACAAGGGAACTTCTCCGCTTGATTGGGATGCTAGGCTTAGAATTGCACTTGGTGCTGCACGTGCTCTTGCTTATTTGCATGAAGATTCCAGTCCCCGTGTCATACATCGTGACTTCAAATCAAGTAACATCCTGTTAGAACATGACTTCACCCCCAAGGTGTCAGACTTTGGCCTAGCAAGAACAGCTAAAGGTGAGGGGAATGAGCATATTTCAACTCGTGTTATGGGAACTTTCGG GTATGTTGCTCCTGAATACGCGATGACTGGCCATCTTCTAGTAAAGAGTGATGTCTACAGCTATGGTGTTGTCCTCCTTGAGCTTCTCACCGGAAGGAAACCGGTAGATATGTTAAGACCTCCTGGGCAAGAAAACTTGGTTGCATGGGCTTGTCCTTTTCTTACTAGCAGAGATGGCTTGGAAACCATCATCGATCCATCACTTGGAAACAGCATCCCATTTGACAGCATTGCAAAAGTAGCAGCTATTGCTTCCATGTGCGTTCAGCCTGAGGTGGATCAGCGCCCATTTatgggtgaagttgttcaagCTTTGAAGTTGGTATGCGATGAAGGCAGCGAGTTCAATGAATCAAGAAGTTTCAGCCAAGATTTACATATTCAGGATTCTGGGATTATAAGTAGAGCAAGCCTGGATATGGACGTCGAACCTGTTCTATCGGCTGAGCTGTTCAATGCATCATCGCGTTATGATACTCTTGATGCTTCTGGTTCTTTTCGACGACATTCAAGTTCAGGTCCTCTTAGGGTAGGTAGAACTGGGCAAAATAGGGAGAGAGGCTTATCAACAGGTAGCTCAAGCGAGCACTGTGGTACACAAAGATTTAGGATAGATTCAGAGTAG
- the LOC102706700 gene encoding receptor-like serine/threonine-protein kinase ALE2 isoform X10, which translates to MGRQGGGGRTGDAWGGGGCVLVVLAASLVVCALVIRGAGGLKQYHAPAFARKVLLSITSGHPPDNLNVVLHPSQLQSPRIESLVKPPAATSRRVNIQQEQYAPSPVISHRGQGTPPSHMISPSIQTGNEVPYLHVHEQVPAASPSFPVQPHLPRPTISANTPVAAPFSQQPSWRPEVSPPSIFRPFHHGKAHGGPVAAPSKERHHHFILVNNTHGNTHIGPAVAPPKGRHHHSLPVNSSRVKGPAYSPNYPSTHRGGHVIPVAAPPKEHSTNLPPAYHRHHKGSFPVISPSPHKADNASAMKHGRSSLHHSPAPAPVDLPPSKGHARGNPAYAPHHPHKYQSPSNSPEPGLPPAHPPDSHAFKKPKTLAPAPQSLPPPPPSSYCMALTCQDPLTNSLPGTTCLCVLPIKVELRLGIALFTFFALVSELAQDIASGVLMKQSQVRVMGANAATEDPEKTVVLIDLVPPGAKFDNETALLVFERFWHKQVNINHMHFGNYDVLYVNYQGLPPSPPSAPGMNNGLSNVNDPRLHPLAVDVGNHRETKSRGIIVIIVLSSVFAFILCFGAALMIYFKIRNHNHLTEESPMPPKPAGPGSAVVGSRLGSRPISASPSFCSSIVTYKGTAKTFTLIEMERATQRFDHSRIIGEGGFGRVYEGILEDGERVAVKILKRDDQQGTREFLAEVEMLSRLHHRNLVKLIGICTEEHIRCLVYELIPNGSVESHLHGSDKGTSPLDWDARLRIALGAARALAYLHEDSSPRVIHRDFKSSNILLEHDFTPKVSDFGLARTAKGEGNEHISTRVMGTFGYVAPEYAMTGHLLVKSDVYSYGVVLLELLTGRKPVDMLRPPGQENLVAWACPFLTSRDGLETIIDPSLGNSIPFDSIAKVAAIASMCVQPEVDQRPFMGEVVQALKLVCDEGSEFNESRSFSQDLHIQDSGIISRASLDMDVEPVLSAELFNASSRYDTLDASGSFRRHSSSGPLRVGRTGQNRERGLSTGSSSEHCGTQRFRIDSE; encoded by the exons ATGGGGcggcagggaggaggaggacgaacAGGAGACGcgtggggtggtggtggctgtgTGCTTGTTGTACTCGCCGCCAGCTTGGTCGTCTGCGCGCTCGTGATCCGGGGCGCTGGAG gTTTGAAGCAATATCACGCACCTGCCTTTGCTCGGAAAGTTCTTCTTTCCATAACAAGCGGACATCCACCAGATAACTTGAATGTTGTACTTCATCCGTCACAGTTGCAATCCCCAAGAATTGAAAGTTTAG TAAAACCACCTGCAGCAACTAGCAGACGTGTTAATATACAGCAGGAACAATATGCACCAAGCCCAGTGATCAGCCACAGAG GCCAAGGTACCCCGCCTTCACATATGATTTCTCCAAGTATTCAAACTGGCAATGAAGTTCCATATCTTCATGTTCATGAACAAGTGCCTGCAGCTTCACCATCTTTTCCAGTCCAGCCACATTTGCCACGTCCTACAATTTCTGCGAACACACCAGTTGCCGCACCTTTTTCTCAACAGCCGTCCTGGC GACCAGAAGTGTCTCCACCATCAATATTCCGTCCTTTCCACCATGGGAAAGCCCATGGAGGTCCAGTTGCAGCACCTTCGAAAGAAAGGCATCACCATTTCATACTTGTAAATAATACACATGGGAATACCCATATAGGTCCAGCTGTGGCACCTCCAAAAGGAAGGCATCACCATTCTTTGCCTGTTAATAGTAGCCGTGTAAAAG GACCTGCCTATTCGCCAAATTATCCTAGTACCCATAGAGGAGGACATGTCATTCCAGTTGCTGCACCTCCAAAGGAACATTCCACCAATTTACCACCTGCATATCATAGGCACCACAAAG GTTCCTTTCCTGTTATAAGCCCTTCTCCACATAAAGCTGATAATGCTTCTGCAATGAAGCACGGACGTTCTAGCTTGCACCATAGTCCAGCACCTGCACCTGTAGACTTACCTCCATCTAAAGGACATGCACGGGGAAATCCTGCATATGCACCACACCATCCCCATAAATACCAATCACCTTCAAATTCTCCGG AGCCTGGTCTACCACCAGCGCACCCGCCTGATAGTCATGCATTTAAAAAGCCCAAGACCTTGGCACCAGCACCCCAATCAttgccaccaccgcctccgagTTCAT ATTGCATGGCGCTGACTTGTCAAGATCCTCTGACCAATAGTCTCCCTGGAACTACATGTCTTTGTGTGTTGCCGATAAAAGTCGAGCTTCGTTTGGGTATAGCACTGTTCACATTTTTTGCACTTGTATCAGAACTTGCACAAGATATTGCATCTGGAGTGCTCATGAAACAGAGTCAAGTTCGTGTCATGGGAGCAAATGCTGCAACTGAGGACCCAGAGAAAACAGTTGTCCTAATTGATCTTGTGCCACCGGGAGCAAAATTTGACAATGAAACAGCATTATTAGTATTTGAAAGGTTTTGGCACAAGCAGGTCAACATAAACCATATGCATTTTGGAAACTATGATGTGTTATATGTTAACTACCAAG GCCTTCCTCCGTCGCCTCCATCAGCTCCTGGAATGAACAATGGTCTTAGCAATGTTAATGATCCAAGGTTGCATCCACTTGCTGTCGATGTGGGAAACCACAGAGAAACAAAAAGCAGGGGCATAATTGTCATAATTGTTCTTTCAAGtgtctttgcttttattttatgttttggaGCTGCATTGATGATTTATTTCAAGATTAGAAACCACAACCATTTAACTGAAGAGTCACCTATGCCACCGAAGCCTGCAG GTCCTGGCTCTGCGGTTGTTGGGAGCAGGCTAGGAAGCAGACCTATTTCAGCATCTCCATCTTTCTGCTCAAGCATAGTGACATATAAAGGGACAGCGAAAACATTTACATTGATTGAGATGGAAAGAGCTACACAGAGATTTGACCACTCCAGAATTATTGGTGAAGGTGGTTTTGGGCGTGTTTATGAAGGTATTCTAGAAGATGGAGAACGGGTTGCTGTAAAAATTCTTAAGAGGGATGACCAACAAGGTACACGGGAGTTTTTAGCTGAGGTTGAGATGCTTAGCCGACTGCATCACAGGAACCTGGTTAAGTTGATAGGTATATGCACAGAGGAACACATCAGGTGTCTGGTATATGAGCTTATTCCAAATGGTAGCGTGGAATCTCACTTGCACG GATCAGACAAGGGAACTTCTCCGCTTGATTGGGATGCTAGGCTTAGAATTGCACTTGGTGCTGCACGTGCTCTTGCTTATTTGCATGAAGATTCCAGTCCCCGTGTCATACATCGTGACTTCAAATCAAGTAACATCCTGTTAGAACATGACTTCACCCCCAAGGTGTCAGACTTTGGCCTAGCAAGAACAGCTAAAGGTGAGGGGAATGAGCATATTTCAACTCGTGTTATGGGAACTTTCGG GTATGTTGCTCCTGAATACGCGATGACTGGCCATCTTCTAGTAAAGAGTGATGTCTACAGCTATGGTGTTGTCCTCCTTGAGCTTCTCACCGGAAGGAAACCGGTAGATATGTTAAGACCTCCTGGGCAAGAAAACTTGGTTGCATGGGCTTGTCCTTTTCTTACTAGCAGAGATGGCTTGGAAACCATCATCGATCCATCACTTGGAAACAGCATCCCATTTGACAGCATTGCAAAAGTAGCAGCTATTGCTTCCATGTGCGTTCAGCCTGAGGTGGATCAGCGCCCATTTatgggtgaagttgttcaagCTTTGAAGTTGGTATGCGATGAAGGCAGCGAGTTCAATGAATCAAGAAGTTTCAGCCAAGATTTACATATTCAGGATTCTGGGATTATAAGTAGAGCAAGCCTGGATATGGACGTCGAACCTGTTCTATCGGCTGAGCTGTTCAATGCATCATCGCGTTATGATACTCTTGATGCTTCTGGTTCTTTTCGACGACATTCAAGTTCAGGTCCTCTTAGGGTAGGTAGAACTGGGCAAAATAGGGAGAGAGGCTTATCAACAGGTAGCTCAAGCGAGCACTGTGGTACACAAAGATTTAGGATAGATTCAGAGTAG